The following are encoded in a window of Flavobacterium cupriresistens genomic DNA:
- a CDS encoding TolC family protein, with product MFLFFIGFTTSYAQQVATISLKEAIKIAREHNRNILKSNLEVTLSEENIKENKELRLPEVELNGMYSRITNLTEFKGGFLKDKEVTNTIPEIYQVGTAVKMPIYVGNKINNAIKIANQESKIALIKKEKSENDIQLEVIGTYLGIYKMMQLQKIIEENIKEEYNRLKEVQSLQKHGTVTKNEVIRAELQLSDRELNALTNSKNIKIALHDFKTLLQVSEEQEIAIDTTADIDEMSSIDPYDSYMTHALQNEEMRISSQELAVKKTELNLVKGNYYPSIHFFGNYSLNYPNYKFFPPDPYLYSLGQVGIAASFDLSGLYKNRTKVEIANTKIQWQVLQSEIVKDKVKDELYRNHTQYQEILERFKVVDKALELANENYRIVKLKYFNQLVLVTEMVDADNALLQAKFNKISTRIDAAMKHYELLRTAGMLKEEFKIQ from the coding sequence TTGTTTCTTTTTTTTATAGGATTTACCACTTCATACGCTCAGCAGGTTGCTACGATTTCATTAAAAGAAGCAATTAAAATAGCCAGAGAGCACAACAGAAATATTCTCAAATCCAATCTTGAAGTTACGCTTTCAGAAGAAAATATTAAAGAAAACAAAGAACTTCGTTTACCTGAAGTTGAATTGAACGGAATGTATTCCCGAATCACCAATTTGACAGAATTCAAAGGAGGATTCCTGAAAGACAAAGAAGTTACCAATACAATTCCTGAAATCTATCAGGTTGGTACCGCTGTTAAAATGCCAATTTATGTTGGGAATAAAATCAACAATGCTATTAAGATTGCCAATCAGGAAAGTAAAATTGCTCTTATAAAAAAGGAGAAATCAGAAAATGATATTCAATTGGAAGTCATTGGAACCTATTTGGGAATTTACAAAATGATGCAACTTCAGAAAATCATTGAAGAGAATATCAAAGAAGAATACAACCGACTCAAAGAAGTTCAATCGCTGCAAAAACACGGTACGGTAACTAAAAACGAAGTGATTCGTGCTGAGTTGCAACTCTCGGATCGGGAATTGAATGCGCTGACCAATTCAAAAAACATCAAAATTGCACTTCATGATTTCAAAACGCTGCTTCAAGTATCTGAAGAGCAGGAAATAGCTATTGATACAACGGCAGATATTGATGAAATGAGCAGTATTGATCCGTATGACTCTTATATGACTCATGCTTTGCAAAACGAAGAAATGAGGATTTCCAGTCAGGAACTTGCAGTCAAAAAAACAGAATTGAATTTGGTAAAAGGGAATTATTACCCAAGCATTCATTTCTTTGGAAATTACAGTTTAAACTATCCGAATTATAAGTTCTTCCCGCCAGATCCGTATCTGTATTCATTGGGACAGGTTGGTATCGCAGCCAGTTTTGATCTTTCGGGTCTGTATAAAAACAGAACCAAAGTAGAGATCGCGAACACCAAAATTCAGTGGCAGGTCCTGCAATCCGAAATTGTAAAAGACAAGGTAAAAGACGAATTGTATAGAAACCATACCCAATATCAGGAAATTCTCGAAAGATTTAAAGTGGTCGATAAGGCTTTGGAACTGGCTAATGAGAATTACCGAATTGTAAAACTGAAATACTTCAATCAGTTGGTCTTGGTGACCGAAATGGTCGATGCAGATAATGCTTTATTACAAGCTAAATTCAATAAAATTTCAACCCGTATTGACGCGGCAATGAAACATTACGAATTGTTGCGCACGGCAGGAATGCTAAAAGAAGAGTTTAAAATTCAATAA
- a CDS encoding HlyD family secretion protein, which yields MANKGKKTGAFFHVFVKLVAIVLIVSGISLGIWFYVFTKNHEETNDAQIEQYVTPIMSRITGYVEEVRYEENQLVHKGDTLVVVDNREYKSKLDVALADVQNAKQNSVVAEKNVRTTSGTSAISESQLLAAKTDLWKAKSEYDRYRALVKEEAATQQQLEKVKADYELAQAHCQEIKNRIQLASLSTSQAAANVPTATTVIHSKQAIADNAALYLSYTVVTAPYDGWVGKRTIQPGQLIKEGQSLVAIVSKEKWVTANFKETQLQYLKVGQQVTVKADAVKGRDFVGVITSLSPASGARFSLLPPDNATGNFVKIEQRIPVKIKLQENDAQTDFLRAGMNTTVIAQHD from the coding sequence ATGGCAAATAAAGGAAAAAAGACCGGTGCGTTTTTTCATGTTTTTGTAAAATTAGTAGCAATTGTGCTTATTGTGAGCGGAATTAGTTTGGGAATCTGGTTTTATGTTTTTACTAAAAACCACGAAGAAACCAACGATGCACAAATAGAGCAATATGTTACCCCGATTATGTCCCGAATTACAGGTTATGTTGAGGAAGTTCGTTACGAAGAAAATCAGTTGGTGCATAAAGGCGATACACTGGTTGTGGTAGATAACAGAGAATATAAATCAAAGTTGGATGTGGCTTTGGCTGATGTTCAAAATGCGAAACAAAATAGTGTTGTTGCTGAAAAAAATGTGAGAACGACATCGGGAACTTCGGCGATTAGTGAATCGCAATTATTGGCTGCGAAAACCGATTTATGGAAGGCAAAATCAGAGTACGATCGCTACAGGGCCTTGGTAAAAGAAGAAGCGGCAACGCAACAACAATTAGAAAAAGTGAAAGCAGATTACGAATTGGCTCAGGCGCATTGCCAGGAGATTAAAAACCGAATTCAATTGGCAAGTTTAAGTACTTCTCAGGCAGCGGCAAATGTTCCTACTGCGACAACTGTAATTCATTCGAAGCAAGCGATCGCAGACAACGCGGCTTTGTATTTGTCTTATACGGTTGTTACTGCGCCTTATGACGGTTGGGTTGGAAAAAGAACAATTCAGCCCGGACAACTGATTAAAGAAGGGCAATCGTTGGTTGCGATTGTGAGTAAAGAAAAATGGGTGACAGCAAATTTTAAAGAAACACAACTGCAATACTTAAAAGTAGGACAGCAAGTAACTGTTAAAGCAGATGCGGTAAAAGGAAGAGATTTTGTTGGGGTGATTACCTCGTTGTCACCTGCAAGTGGCGCGCGATTTTCATTATTGCCACCGGATAACGCTACCGGAAATTTTGTGAAAATTGAACAAAGAATTCCAGTAAAAATAAAACTTCAGGAGAACGATGCGCAAACAGATTTTCTAAGAGCCGGAATGAATACAACCGTTATTGCTCAACACGATTAA
- a CDS encoding MFS transporter has protein sequence MNDQDIFKSWVPNWAIVIILFVCLLHSMILLGVYTSNVTYAASFLDIEPEDLQFAMCVTYGTLLATILIEARFSSFFPTKNYLMAVYSLVGITIVSSAYVTNFTVFLLLRVFEGILMALPVITIRQLLIGRFNSKYAIVIGFSFYYGALLLSTPFIMNIAVWFLDHYDWKYMLYVSGMLQVLNVFLIWITFKGHRITKKIPLYQIDWISYVLVLTAILTGAYFFVYAEKKYWFESSQMILMLMIALITAGLFVFKELSVKRPSFNFEVFKYANLRIGFLLFFLFYISRATLSLCHAAMFQIWNWDPSRVAGVQYINGIGNVIGLILAAFFLIKSISTKYIFLIGFSLIALFHFWFTFLFVPDVALSDIIIPYVLQGIGVGLLFVPLILFTTSSVPPKMAASSGIIGVSGRFWGSTIGFCIMQNAMAFLNKKHFLKLSQFVNDNSAETQEVIAKTTQSFMAKGYTAENANTLAIKKIFGTVAKQSTLLADMEIYTIVGYGLLVLIVLIAFNQHLKQTVNLVKSKVWIG, from the coding sequence ATGAATGACCAAGACATTTTTAAATCCTGGGTTCCCAATTGGGCAATTGTAATTATTCTGTTTGTTTGTTTACTGCATTCTATGATTTTGCTTGGAGTGTATACTTCAAACGTAACCTATGCAGCAAGTTTTCTGGATATTGAACCCGAAGATTTGCAGTTCGCAATGTGTGTGACCTACGGAACCTTGCTGGCGACAATTTTGATTGAAGCCCGATTTTCCAGTTTTTTTCCGACCAAAAACTACCTTATGGCGGTTTATTCCTTGGTAGGAATTACGATAGTTTCGTCAGCATACGTTACTAATTTTACTGTTTTTTTGCTACTCAGGGTCTTCGAAGGAATTCTAATGGCGTTACCCGTAATTACTATTAGACAATTGTTGATAGGACGTTTTAATTCTAAATATGCAATTGTAATTGGATTCTCCTTTTATTATGGAGCATTATTATTGTCAACGCCATTTATTATGAATATTGCCGTTTGGTTTCTGGATCATTACGACTGGAAATACATGTTATACGTTTCGGGAATGCTGCAGGTTTTGAATGTCTTTTTGATTTGGATTACATTTAAAGGTCATCGGATTACAAAGAAAATTCCGTTATATCAGATCGATTGGATAAGTTATGTTTTGGTATTGACTGCAATTCTCACAGGAGCTTATTTTTTTGTGTATGCCGAGAAAAAATACTGGTTTGAATCGTCGCAAATGATTCTTATGTTGATGATTGCTTTGATTACGGCGGGTTTGTTTGTTTTTAAAGAGCTTTCGGTAAAACGACCGAGTTTTAACTTCGAAGTTTTTAAATATGCCAATCTTCGAATCGGATTTTTGTTGTTTTTCCTTTTTTATATCAGCAGAGCAACGCTTAGTCTTTGTCATGCTGCTATGTTCCAGATTTGGAATTGGGATCCGTCCCGTGTAGCCGGAGTGCAATACATTAACGGAATAGGAAATGTAATCGGATTGATTCTGGCGGCTTTCTTTTTGATAAAATCAATATCCACAAAGTATATTTTTTTAATCGGTTTTTCGCTTATAGCCTTGTTTCATTTTTGGTTCACGTTTCTTTTTGTGCCCGACGTTGCTTTGAGTGATATTATAATTCCGTATGTTTTACAGGGAATCGGAGTGGGGCTTTTGTTTGTGCCTTTAATTTTGTTCACCACATCATCAGTACCGCCTAAAATGGCTGCGTCATCAGGAATTATTGGAGTTTCAGGACGTTTCTGGGGGAGTACGATTGGTTTTTGTATTATGCAGAATGCGATGGCATTTTTAAATAAAAAACACTTCTTGAAATTAAGTCAGTTTGTAAACGATAATAGCGCCGAAACACAGGAGGTAATTGCCAAAACAACGCAAAGTTTTATGGCTAAAGGATATACGGCAGAAAATGCCAATACATTAGCTATAAAAAAGATTTTTGGTACTGTAGCTAAACAATCGACTTTACTGGCAGATATGGAAATTTATACGATTGTGGGTTATGGTCTATTGGTTTTGATCGTTTTGATTGCGTTCAATCAGCATCTAAAGCAGACGGTGAATTTGGTTAAGAGTAAGGTTTGGATTGGATAA
- a CDS encoding MBOAT family O-acyltransferase, whose translation MFFNSISFALFLPVVFIFYWFVTNKSLRSQNILLLLSSYFFYSCWDWRFLFLLLFSTVLDYYTGLKMCDAKNENSKKFWFWLSISVNLGFLGIFKYYDFFASSFAEAVSHLGFQVSPWTLKLILPVGISFYTFHGLSYVIDIYKGRIKAEKNFIDYSLFVSFFPLLVAGPIERATHLLPQIQKKRTFDYAKAVDGLRQILWGLFKKVVIADQCAEIANTIFNNSADYSGSTLVLGAILFAFQIYGDFSGYSDIALGTARLFGIELLRNFAFPYFSRDIAEFWRRWHISLSTWFRDYLYIPLGGSKGGTWMKVRNTFIIFLVSGFWHGANWTFIIWGLLNAMYIMPSIIFNTNRVNLDVVAQGKNLPTFKELFQIIVTFGLTVFAWIFFRAENLHHAMSYISQIFSTTLFTKPEFLTNKIFLFLLIFIIVEWFGRDQQYAIAQIGGKWNKAIRWGFYYALIYLIFDFAGNEQQFIYFQF comes from the coding sequence ATGTTTTTTAATTCGATTAGTTTTGCACTATTTTTACCTGTAGTTTTTATTTTTTATTGGTTCGTTACAAATAAATCTCTCCGATCTCAAAATATATTACTTCTACTATCAAGCTACTTTTTTTATTCTTGCTGGGACTGGCGATTCCTGTTTTTATTGCTATTTTCAACGGTGTTGGATTACTATACAGGTTTAAAAATGTGCGATGCTAAAAATGAAAATAGTAAGAAATTCTGGTTTTGGTTAAGTATTTCGGTCAATTTAGGGTTTCTGGGAATTTTTAAGTACTATGACTTCTTTGCTTCATCATTTGCCGAAGCTGTTTCGCATCTGGGCTTTCAGGTAAGTCCTTGGACCTTAAAATTGATTTTGCCGGTTGGGATTTCTTTCTATACTTTTCATGGACTGTCTTATGTGATAGATATTTATAAAGGACGTATAAAAGCAGAAAAAAACTTTATTGACTATTCGCTCTTTGTTAGTTTTTTTCCGCTACTTGTGGCTGGTCCTATAGAACGCGCAACGCATCTTTTGCCGCAAATTCAAAAGAAAAGAACTTTTGATTACGCCAAAGCTGTAGACGGGTTAAGACAAATTTTATGGGGTTTATTTAAGAAAGTAGTCATTGCAGACCAATGCGCAGAAATTGCCAATACAATATTTAATAACTCGGCAGATTATTCCGGAAGTACTCTTGTTTTAGGTGCAATCCTTTTTGCATTTCAAATATATGGTGATTTTTCCGGCTATTCTGATATTGCATTAGGAACGGCTCGATTGTTTGGAATAGAGTTGTTAAGGAACTTCGCTTTTCCTTATTTTTCAAGAGATATTGCCGAATTCTGGAGACGTTGGCACATTTCGCTTTCTACCTGGTTTAGAGATTATTTGTACATTCCTTTAGGAGGAAGTAAAGGAGGTACATGGATGAAAGTTAGAAATACGTTTATCATTTTCTTAGTCAGCGGTTTTTGGCATGGTGCAAATTGGACTTTCATAATTTGGGGACTTCTAAATGCGATGTATATTATGCCGTCCATTATTTTTAATACAAACAGAGTCAATCTGGATGTTGTGGCTCAAGGTAAAAATCTGCCAACATTTAAAGAGCTGTTTCAAATAATAGTGACTTTTGGCTTAACCGTATTTGCCTGGATCTTTTTTAGAGCAGAGAATCTACACCATGCGATGAGTTATATTTCTCAAATATTCTCGACTACATTGTTTACAAAACCGGAGTTTTTAACTAATAAAATATTTTTGTTTCTCTTAATTTTCATCATAGTGGAATGGTTTGGAAGAGATCAGCAATATGCAATAGCCCAAATAGGTGGAAAATGGAATAAAGCTATTAGATGGGGATTCTACTATGCTTTAATATATCTAATATTTGATTTTGCTGGTAATGAACAGCAATTTATTTATTTTCAATTTTAA
- a CDS encoding DUF1574 family protein — protein MKKFTKNIMIFSLPVLMLLVLTELSLRIIPNDYSFKRDYLDKYSNKISVLFLGNSHVYFGIKPELLEAKSFNAAHISQSLDYDFEILKKYENNWSNLKYIILPVDYFSLYGSLTDGSEEWRVKNYKIYYGVSTRDKFNDNFELLNGKFGKNINRAFKYWTKNRNDLACDKLGWGTSYNSANNQDLLETGKSAALRHTSAKGTVLPVQVSALNKILSFAKTKNIKVILFISPAYKTYVENLKPQQLAKTIGVLNQLKEQNKGLEYYNFINDKSFVAKDFYDGDHLNEIGAKKFSLKMDSIVKFQNKALIAKVKKE, from the coding sequence ATGAAAAAATTCACGAAGAACATTATGATTTTCAGTTTACCTGTACTTATGCTACTTGTATTAACTGAATTATCATTAAGAATTATACCTAATGATTATTCCTTTAAAAGAGACTATTTAGATAAGTATTCTAACAAAATCAGTGTACTTTTTTTGGGAAACTCCCATGTGTATTTTGGTATAAAGCCAGAGTTATTGGAGGCAAAAAGTTTTAATGCAGCCCATATATCTCAAAGTTTAGATTATGATTTTGAGATCCTGAAAAAATATGAGAACAATTGGTCGAATTTAAAATATATTATCTTACCGGTTGATTATTTTTCATTGTACGGAAGTCTTACAGATGGTTCGGAAGAATGGCGTGTAAAGAATTACAAAATATATTACGGTGTAAGTACCAGAGATAAGTTTAATGACAACTTTGAGTTGCTTAACGGAAAGTTTGGTAAAAATATCAATAGAGCTTTTAAATATTGGACTAAAAACAGAAATGATCTTGCTTGTGATAAACTTGGCTGGGGAACGAGTTATAATTCTGCCAATAATCAAGACTTATTGGAAACAGGAAAATCTGCCGCTTTAAGACATACTTCAGCTAAGGGAACTGTTCTTCCTGTGCAGGTTTCGGCCTTAAATAAAATACTTTCTTTTGCAAAAACTAAAAATATAAAAGTCATTCTATTTATAAGTCCCGCATATAAAACTTATGTAGAGAATTTAAAGCCACAGCAATTGGCCAAAACAATTGGTGTTCTTAATCAGCTAAAGGAGCAAAATAAGGGATTGGAATATTATAATTTTATAAATGACAAATCATTTGTAGCTAAAGATTTTTATGATGGAGATCATTTAAATGAAATTGGAGCAAAGAAATTTAGTTTAAAAATGGATAGTATAGTTAAATTTCAAAATAAAGCATTGATAGCGAAGGTTAAAAAAGAGTAG
- a CDS encoding helix-turn-helix domain-containing protein: MDISEETFIINLGIHIRQLREKKGISQEDLANDCDIPRNQIGRIERAEVNTGIRTLIKIANALDIHPKELLDFSIK, encoded by the coding sequence ATGGATATTTCAGAAGAAACTTTTATAATAAATCTTGGGATTCATATTAGACAACTACGTGAAAAGAAAGGCATATCACAAGAAGATTTAGCTAATGATTGTGATATTCCAAGAAATCAAATAGGAAGAATAGAAAGAGCAGAAGTAAATACAGGTATAAGAACTCTTATAAAAATTGCTAATGCCTTAGATATTCATCCTAAAGAACTACTAGACTTTTCTATAAAATAA
- a CDS encoding dipeptidase, with amino-acid sequence MENIKAYVQQHKDRFINELIELLKIPSVSADTAYSQDVIDTAEAVKESLTKAGCDLVEICDTPGYPIIYGEKIIDPNLPTVLVYGHYDVQPPDPIDLWTSPPFEPVIKTTEIHPEGAIFARGACDDKGQMYMHVKALEYMVQTNTLPCNVKFMIEGEEEVGSKSLGWFVERNQEKLKNDVILISDTGMISNQQPSITTGLRGLSYVEVEVTGPNRDLHSGLYGGAVANPINVLAKMIASLHDENNHITIPGFYDKVEELSLEERAEMAKAPFSLENYKKALDLNDVYGEKGYVTNERNSIRPTLDVNGIWGGYQGEGAKTVIASKAFAKISMRLVPNQDWEEITELFAKHFTNIAPAGVTVKVSPHHGGQGYVTPIDSIGYKAANMAYTETFGVPAIPVRSGGSIPIVALFEKELKSKTILMGFGLDSDAIHSPNEHFGIFNYLKGIETIPLFYKYFVELSK; translated from the coding sequence ATGGAAAATATTAAGGCTTACGTTCAACAACATAAGGATCGCTTTATCAATGAGTTGATCGAATTATTGAAAATTCCGTCGGTAAGTGCCGACACTGCATATTCGCAAGATGTTATCGATACAGCCGAAGCTGTTAAGGAAAGTTTAACAAAAGCAGGCTGTGATTTAGTCGAAATTTGCGACACTCCGGGTTATCCAATCATTTATGGGGAGAAAATAATCGACCCAAATCTGCCTACAGTTTTAGTGTACGGACATTATGATGTTCAACCACCGGATCCAATCGATTTATGGACATCTCCTCCTTTCGAACCGGTTATTAAAACTACCGAAATTCACCCTGAGGGAGCAATTTTCGCACGTGGAGCTTGTGACGACAAAGGTCAGATGTACATGCACGTAAAAGCGCTTGAATATATGGTACAAACCAATACCTTGCCTTGTAACGTAAAATTCATGATCGAAGGTGAAGAAGAAGTGGGATCTAAAAGTTTAGGTTGGTTCGTAGAACGTAATCAGGAAAAACTAAAAAACGATGTGATTCTGATTTCGGACACAGGAATGATTTCTAACCAACAACCATCAATTACTACAGGTTTACGTGGTTTGAGTTATGTAGAGGTTGAAGTTACGGGACCAAACCGTGATTTACACTCCGGATTGTATGGTGGAGCAGTAGCAAACCCAATTAACGTTTTGGCAAAAATGATTGCTTCTCTTCATGATGAGAACAATCATATTACCATTCCGGGATTCTATGATAAGGTTGAAGAATTGTCTCTTGAAGAAAGAGCCGAAATGGCAAAAGCGCCTTTCAGTTTAGAAAATTATAAAAAAGCTTTAGACCTAAATGATGTTTACGGAGAAAAAGGATATGTAACGAATGAGCGCAATTCGATTCGTCCGACTTTAGACGTAAACGGAATCTGGGGTGGTTACCAAGGTGAAGGAGCAAAAACGGTTATTGCAAGCAAAGCTTTCGCAAAAATCTCAATGCGTTTAGTTCCAAACCAGGATTGGGAAGAAATCACAGAACTTTTTGCTAAACATTTTACGAACATTGCTCCGGCTGGTGTTACTGTAAAAGTATCTCCGCATCACGGTGGTCAAGGATATGTTACGCCAATCGATAGTATTGGTTATAAAGCAGCAAATATGGCTTACACAGAAACTTTTGGAGTTCCTGCAATTCCGGTTCGCTCAGGAGGAAGTATTCCAATTGTAGCTTTGTTTGAAAAAGAACTAAAAAGCAAAACCATCTTAATGGGATTCGGATTGGATAGTGACGCAATTCACTCGCCAAACGAACACTTTGGAATTTTCAATTACTTGAAAGGAATCGAAACGATCCCATTGTTTTACAAGTATTTCGTAGAGCTGTCTAAGTAA
- a CDS encoding DUF6624 domain-containing protein, whose amino-acid sequence MKKRFVFILVVFNSILLQAQTYSDFVRKGDSCYAGGAYKISVGFYEKAFKKEAVKSAHLYNGACSAALANESKSAFKWLNLAIDNGYENLGHLKKDRDLTVLHSQKEWKELIEKFQKKMDGIEANYDKPLQKELLAIYDEDQDIRKDFMAVYKDKKSDKKKIDSIGAIMIYKDSLNLIKVAKILDERGWVGKNTVGEQANQTLFLVIQHAPLKTQQKYLPMMRDAVKKGDAKAGSLALLEDRVALREGRKQIYGSQTSMDRATRKPHISPMIDPDNVDKRRAEVGLGTMAEYAPKVGLVWNLEAYKKELPELEKLENLK is encoded by the coding sequence ATGAAAAAAAGGTTTGTTTTTATTTTAGTTGTATTCAATAGTATTTTGCTTCAAGCGCAAACTTATAGCGATTTTGTTCGTAAAGGCGATTCGTGTTATGCTGGTGGAGCATATAAAATTTCGGTAGGGTTTTATGAAAAAGCATTCAAAAAAGAAGCTGTAAAGTCTGCTCATTTGTATAACGGAGCTTGTTCGGCTGCATTAGCAAATGAGTCAAAAAGTGCTTTTAAATGGTTGAATTTGGCAATCGATAACGGTTACGAGAATTTGGGTCATTTAAAAAAAGACAGAGATTTAACGGTATTGCATTCACAAAAAGAATGGAAGGAGTTAATTGAGAAGTTTCAAAAGAAAATGGATGGTATTGAGGCGAATTATGACAAACCGTTACAGAAAGAGCTGCTTGCGATCTATGATGAAGATCAGGATATTCGAAAAGACTTTATGGCTGTTTATAAAGATAAAAAGTCTGACAAGAAAAAGATAGACAGTATTGGCGCGATAATGATTTATAAAGACAGCTTGAATTTGATTAAAGTAGCAAAGATCCTGGACGAAAGAGGATGGGTGGGGAAAAACACGGTTGGTGAACAAGCGAATCAAACCTTGTTTTTGGTTATTCAGCACGCACCTTTGAAAACCCAGCAAAAATACCTTCCGATGATGCGGGATGCGGTTAAAAAAGGAGATGCAAAAGCCGGCTCATTGGCTTTGCTTGAAGATCGTGTGGCATTAAGAGAAGGAAGAAAACAAATTTACGGAAGTCAGACTTCAATGGACAGGGCAACGAGAAAGCCCCATATTTCGCCAATGATTGATCCGGATAATGTAGATAAGAGACGTGCCGAAGTCGGGCTTGGGACTATGGCGGAATATGCACCAAAAGTCGGTCTCGTTTGGAATTTAGAAGCTTATAAAAAAGAATTACCTGAATTGGAAAAACTAGAAAATCTTAAATAA
- a CDS encoding BlaI/MecI/CopY family transcriptional regulator, protein MQLSNSEEQLMEHLWKLEKAFMKDLLEAYPEPKPATTTVATLLKRMIDKKFIAYNEFGNSREYYPLVKKTAYFSKHVNGLISNFFNNSASQFASFFTTETDLSTSELEELKKIIDSQIQKKKK, encoded by the coding sequence ATGCAACTATCAAACTCAGAAGAACAATTAATGGAGCATCTTTGGAAGCTCGAAAAAGCTTTCATGAAAGATTTGTTGGAAGCTTATCCGGAACCAAAACCGGCCACAACAACAGTAGCAACTTTGCTGAAGCGAATGATTGATAAAAAATTCATCGCTTATAATGAATTTGGTAATTCGAGAGAGTACTACCCGTTGGTTAAAAAAACAGCTTATTTCTCGAAACATGTCAACGGTCTGATTAGTAATTTCTTTAATAATTCGGCCTCGCAATTTGCTTCGTTTTTTACGACAGAAACTGATTTGTCGACTTCGGAATTGGAGGAGCTTAAGAAAATAATCGATTCACAAATTCAAAAGAAGAAAAAATGA
- a CDS encoding M56 family metallopeptidase: MTAFLIKSTIALCVLLGVYYLLLEKEKFNQFNRFFLLGSLLISFVIPFVTIEIIGEVSSVATNSVAVPGKITAEIVEEKTPVYEIMGWLLYGIITAVLFFRFVKNLYKLIQKTNAVSVLKYQNVRLVLLKEQTLPYTFLNTIFVNEEDYQNKKIESELFTHELIHVNQKHSVDVLLIELIKTIFWFNPIFIFYKKAIQLNHEFLADSKVVKSHNNVSFYQHLLLSKANQSPIYYLASNLNYSITKKRLIMMTTTTSVSRGLFKKTLLLPLLTGLVYLLCAKTVAQELKAKATSGKETTKKASLFATYYDNTTFKIKDDKGTVVAEKKYKELTPAEKKVVPNVFEGSKFPPNNEELEEKLEKGGPESVEIDLYDSKNQKVKKEEGIVYKTSDLTENPVHPDGVVAFYKFVGQNYKMPTTPADVKLKGRVYVTFVVEKDGTLADFKLLRDVGYGSGEEAIRVLKLCPKWIPGKVNGEPVAVMYSLPITVQSAE, encoded by the coding sequence ATGACAGCCTTTCTTATAAAATCGACGATCGCATTATGTGTGCTTCTGGGTGTATATTATTTGCTTTTGGAAAAAGAGAAATTTAATCAGTTTAACAGGTTTTTCTTGTTGGGGAGTCTTCTCATTTCGTTTGTTATTCCGTTTGTAACTATCGAGATAATAGGAGAAGTTTCGAGTGTTGCGACCAATAGTGTTGCAGTTCCCGGGAAGATCACGGCAGAAATAGTAGAAGAGAAAACGCCTGTTTACGAGATTATGGGTTGGCTTTTGTATGGAATAATTACAGCAGTTTTGTTTTTTCGATTTGTAAAAAACTTGTATAAATTAATTCAAAAGACAAATGCAGTTTCGGTATTAAAATATCAAAATGTAAGATTGGTTTTGTTGAAAGAACAAACACTGCCTTATACTTTTTTGAATACAATTTTTGTGAATGAAGAAGACTATCAAAACAAAAAAATAGAAAGCGAATTGTTTACTCATGAATTGATTCATGTGAATCAAAAACACTCTGTGGATGTTTTGTTGATTGAATTAATTAAAACGATTTTTTGGTTCAACCCTATTTTTATTTTCTACAAAAAAGCAATACAACTCAATCACGAATTTCTTGCTGATAGTAAAGTTGTCAAATCACATAACAATGTTTCGTTTTATCAGCATTTATTACTGTCCAAAGCGAATCAAAGTCCGATATATTACCTGGCCAGTAATTTGAACTATTCTATAACCAAAAAAAGATTAATTATGATGACAACTACAACATCAGTTTCAAGAGGATTGTTTAAAAAGACACTTCTTTTACCATTACTAACCGGGCTCGTGTATCTTTTGTGTGCCAAAACTGTAGCGCAGGAGCTAAAAGCAAAAGCAACTTCGGGTAAAGAAACCACTAAAAAGGCAAGTCTTTTTGCTACTTATTATGATAATACAACTTTTAAAATTAAAGATGATAAAGGAACTGTGGTAGCGGAGAAAAAATACAAAGAACTTACTCCCGCAGAGAAAAAGGTGGTTCCAAATGTGTTTGAGGGATCGAAATTTCCGCCAAATAATGAGGAATTGGAAGAAAAGCTAGAAAAAGGAGGGCCGGAATCTGTTGAAATTGATTTGTACGACTCAAAGAATCAAAAAGTAAAAAAAGAAGAAGGGATTGTTTATAAAACGTCTGATTTAACAGAGAATCCTGTTCATCCTGACGGGGTGGTGGCATTTTATAAATTTGTAGGTCAGAATTATAAAATGCCAACAACGCCGGCAGATGTAAAATTGAAGGGTAGGGTTTATGTCACTTTTGTGGTAGAAAAAGACGGGACTTTGGCTGATTTTAAATTGCTGAGAGATGTTGGGTACGGAAGTGGAGAAGAAGCAATAAGAGTGCTTAAATTATGCCCAAAATGGATACCCGGAAAAGTTAACGGGGAGCCGGTAGCGGTAATGTACAGCTTGCCTATTACCGTTCAGTCGGCAGAGTAA